ACGGCTCGAGCCACGGCGCCCTGCGCTGGGAGGCCCGCTTGCAGCCGGGCGAAACCTTGGTGGTGCACGGCGCCTCGGGCGGGGTCGGCCTCGCGGCCGTCGAGTGCGGCAAGGCGATGGGCGCTCGCGTCATCGCGACCTGCCGTGGCGTCGAAAAGGGACGCCTCGCGCGGGAGAAGGGGGCGGATCATGTCCTCGACACCGACACGGACGACCTGGTCGCGCGAATCAAGAAACTGACCGAAGGGCGCGGGGCGGACGTCGTCTTCGACCCGGTCGGCAAATCCGTGGAGGAGGCGAGCCTGCGCGGCCTCGGCTTCGGCGGGCGCTGGCTGGTCGTCGGTTTCGCGGGCGGCGGCGTGCCCGCCCTGCCGGCCAACATCCTCCTCGTCAAGAACCTGGCCGTGCACGGCTTCAACTGGGGTGGCCACCGCCGTCATCAGCCCGGACGCGTGGCGGAGGGCCTGACCGAGCTTCTGGCCTGGCACGGCGAGGGCCGGCTGCGGCCCCATGTCAGCCACCGCGTGCCGCTTGCCGACTATGCCCGCGCGCTCGACCTGCTACGCAGTCGCACGAGCACCGGCAAGGTCGTGCTGACCATGACGTAGCGGCTGCGGCCGTCGCGGCCTCTAGCCCATGTTGAGCAGGACCAGCCCGACCAGACCGGCGGCAATACCGACCGATGCGCCGATGAGGAGGCCGCGGCGGCGATCCTGCAGGGCGACGGACGCGCCGACCGCGCCGCCGATCGTCGCCGGCAGGCTTATGTAGACGATGGCCACGACAAGGGACGTAAGAAACCAGGCCGACATGCCGAAGCTCCCGAGAAGCTGCGTTTCTTGTTTCAGTCGCGGCGCCGGACGGCTGCCGTTTCGACTACGCACATCGAACGAGGCGGATAGAGCGGTCATACGCGGATCACGCGTCATGACAACCTAGCGTGAACATATGGTCATCGCGGCGGCGGTGAAAAGAGGCGGCACGGTCCGGCGCGACGGACGGGGGCGCACGATTGACGGCACGCAAGAAATAGGATTATAAACCTACTACGCCGTCATTTGTCCTCCTTTCTGCCGCGCAGCGCCTCCAGGTCACCTCGCCCCGTCGTCACACGGACGCGGCGCGCCGGCCTGCGGCTGCCTTGCGCCGGGGCCCCCGCCATGCGTCTCGCCAGCCGCGCCGATGCCGAATGCCTGATCCACGATGCCGTCCACCGCGTCCTCTATCGCGCCAAGCCGGCGCCGACCGGAGCGTTCTTCGCGGGGGTCTCGGTCGCCGAGACCCTGACCGGTCTCCCGGCGCCGACGCATGACCCGGATCTGTGGTGGCGGGCGGTCGTCGACCAGATCCAGGAAGGGCTCGTCCAGGAAGGTCTCTGGGCCGACGGCTTGTCGGTCGCGTGGCTGAAGCGTCATGCGGTCCAGCCGTGGGCCAGCGTGCGCGACTTCGTGTTGGCCCGGACGATCGCGGTCGACGAATGAGGACGCTCGCGCGGCTTTCCGTCCTCGTCCTCCTTGCGCCTTGGGCTTGTCTCGCGCAGGAGGAGCCGCGCGCGGTGCTGGTCGTGACGCCGCCCGAGACCCGCTCCGCCCTGGCGAGCGCGACGCCGTTCCAGATCGAGATCGACCTGCCGGAAGCGCGAAGCGCCGAGGCCCTGCGCCGCCCCGGCGCCGTGCGCATGATGCGTGTCTCGGGCGAACCGGTTACGGATTGCGCGATCCGGGCCCAGGGACCGGTGATCGACACGAACGGAGCGGTCGAGCGCGACCTGTCCGGGCGCGCCCTCTATCGCCGCGCCGTCGTGTGGGGGCCGTTCCGGCCGGGCGACCACCTGGTCGTCCTCCTGGCGAGCGACGGCGGCGGTGCTCCTAAGGCTGTGCCCGTAGCCGCCGCGCCAACCGTCACGCACGTGCCCGGCGGGACCGAAGCCCCTCGTCTCGAGACGCGCGTCGGCGCCGGCGGCGGCGATGTTGCGCTGGCGGCAGAGCGGGTGATGAGCGAGCGCTGGCGCGTTCTCGAAGGCGGCGGACAGCTTCGCCGCGCGGTTGTGCTGACCGGGCAGGGGAGCCTGAGCCTGGGGGGAGAAAGCATTGACCATCGGTTCGCGCTGGCGCCGGTGCTGCGGCTCGACGTCACGCCTCGTCTGGGCGGCGGGCGCGCCTGGCCGGTCCGGATCGCGCTCGAACCGCTCGGCGTGGCGGGCGGCGGTGCCGCAGGCGTCGCAGGCCTCACCACCGGCCTGCGCGTCAGCGCGCCGCTGCCGGCAGCCGGGCGGCTGATGCGGCGCTGGCTCGAGGCGCGCGCCATCGACGCCTACGCGGCGGCGCCCGTGCTCACCCTGAGCTACCGCGCGGTCCGGCCGCTGGTTCCCGGCCACGGCCGGAGCGACCACCGGGCCGATGCCGACCTGGTCGCGGCGTGGCCTCTCGACGACGCCTTCGATCTCGACATTGCGTTGAGGACGGGCGTGCGCAGCGGCCTGGGCGGCTTCACGCCGTCGGCCGCGCTCGGCCTGACCTGGTGGCGCGACCGGGCGCGTGGCTTCGGCCTGTCGATCGGCCTCGACGCGCGCAATCCCGACGACCACGAAGCGGCGCTCACGGCACGCATGCGCGTGCCGCTGGCACCGTCCGGTTGATCGGGATCAGGGGCGGTCGAGCGCGTAGCCCTCGGCACGCACGGTGCGCAGCACGTCGCTCCGCCCCTGGCCGTTCAGGGCACGGCGCAGACGCCGGATCGTGGCGTCGACCGTGCGCATCTCGACCTCCTGGTCGTGTCCCCAGACCGCGTCCAGCAACTGGCTGCGCGAGAAGACCCGGCCGGGATTGGCCAGGAAATGGCGCAGCAGACGGTACTCGGTCGGGCTGAGATGGATCTCGCGCCCGGAGCGGCTGACCCGGTGCGCGGCGAGGTCCATGTGCAGGTCGCCATATTCCAGCGCCTGTCCGGCCAGGGCCGGCCGCACCCGGCGAAGCACCGAGCGAACCCTGGCCACCACCTCCGCGGTCGAGAACGGCTTGACGATGTAGTCGTC
Above is a genomic segment from Geminicoccaceae bacterium SCSIO 64248 containing:
- a CDS encoding NADPH:quinone oxidoreductase family protein; its protein translation is MRAVVCRDLAGVAGLSLERRPLPDPGPGKVRIRVRAAGVNFADTLVIEGKYQEKPALPFVPGFEVAGRIDAIGAGVDADLEGARVLAVIASGGYADHALAPASDVVRLTDAIDEVTAAGFAIAYGSSHGALRWEARLQPGETLVVHGASGGVGLAAVECGKAMGARVIATCRGVEKGRLAREKGADHVLDTDTDDLVARIKKLTEGRGADVVFDPVGKSVEEASLRGLGFGGRWLVVGFAGGGVPALPANILLVKNLAVHGFNWGGHRRHQPGRVAEGLTELLAWHGEGRLRPHVSHRVPLADYARALDLLRSRTSTGKVVLTMT
- the phoB gene encoding phosphate regulon transcriptional regulator PhoB, with the translated sequence MSGPLVLVVEDEPALAQLLAYNLEAAGFASQVASDGDEALDAIDDRVPDLVLLDWMLPGISGIEICRRLRRRPDTANLPIIMLTARGEEPDRLRGLETGADDYIVKPFSTAEVVARVRSVLRRVRPALAGQALEYGDLHMDLAAHRVSRSGREIHLSPTEYRLLRHFLANPGRVFSRSQLLDAVWGHDQEVEMRTVDATIRRLRRALNGQGRSDVLRTVRAEGYALDRP